One genomic segment of Nocardia spumae includes these proteins:
- a CDS encoding ABC transporter permease, which translates to MTAVVIPAAPAGSLAPPRGRVDKRRPAWLSVPLRILLPVLIVAGWWIGSATGALSPEVLAGPPKVWSAFTELLRNGQLADFALASFTRAAFGVLLGVTAGLLLGLVAGLSSLGEELVDSTMQIVRAVPFLALVPLFIAWFGIDELYKVLLIAVATVAPMYAYTYLGVRNVDRKVVEAARGFGLTGPRLVLEVIVPSALPGILMALRVCLSISITGLIAAEQVGTSKGVGYLVTLAQEYNRTDYMVLCVVLYALLGLIFDGVVRLIERFAMPWRGQVAIR; encoded by the coding sequence ATGACCGCCGTCGTCATTCCGGCCGCCCCGGCCGGTTCGCTCGCACCACCGCGCGGCAGGGTGGACAAGCGCAGGCCCGCATGGCTTTCGGTGCCGCTGCGCATCCTGCTGCCGGTATTGATCGTGGCCGGCTGGTGGATCGGTTCGGCGACCGGTGCGCTGTCACCGGAGGTGCTGGCCGGACCGCCGAAGGTCTGGTCGGCGTTCACCGAACTGCTGCGCAACGGCCAGCTCGCCGACTTCGCGCTCGCCTCGTTCACTCGCGCGGCCTTCGGAGTGCTGCTGGGGGTGACCGCGGGTCTGCTACTCGGTCTCGTGGCCGGATTGTCGAGTCTCGGTGAGGAATTGGTCGATTCCACGATGCAGATCGTGCGCGCGGTCCCGTTCCTGGCGCTGGTGCCGCTGTTCATCGCGTGGTTCGGTATCGACGAGCTGTACAAGGTGCTGCTCATCGCGGTGGCCACCGTCGCGCCGATGTACGCCTACACCTACCTCGGGGTGCGCAATGTGGACCGCAAGGTGGTGGAGGCGGCGCGCGGATTCGGCCTGACCGGGCCCCGGCTGGTGCTCGAGGTGATTGTGCCCTCGGCGCTGCCCGGCATACTCATGGCGCTGCGAGTGTGCCTGTCCATCAGCATCACCGGTCTGATCGCCGCCGAGCAGGTCGGCACCAGCAAGGGCGTCGGATACCTGGTCACCCTCGCACAGGAATACAACCGCACCGACTACATGGTCCTGTGCGTCGTGCTCTACGCGCTGCTGGGCCTGATCTTCGACGGCGTGGTGCGGCTGATCGAACGCTTCGCGATGCCCTGGCGCGGACAGGTCGCGATCCGGTGA
- a CDS encoding ABC transporter ATP-binding protein, which produces MTAVDESRTCAPAAVRIEGLRKAFGDKVVLDGVDLTVRRGEFVVLLGPSGTGKTTLLRLLTGLEAPDAGQVLVPAVRTTVYQEPRLIPSKRVLANVIVGQRRAKSTREAGLRALAEVGLEPKARQWPATLSGGEAQRAALARALVREPELLLLDEPFAALDALTRLQMQDLVGDLVDRHRPAVLMVTHDVDEAVRLADRVLVLDRGRFAVDIEIDLAHPRDRTDPDALRYRAGLLAELGVGRVTDNHRTS; this is translated from the coding sequence GTGACCGCCGTGGACGAATCGCGCACCTGCGCACCGGCGGCCGTGCGCATCGAGGGATTGCGAAAAGCGTTCGGCGACAAGGTCGTTCTCGACGGTGTGGACCTGACCGTCCGCCGGGGCGAATTCGTGGTACTGCTCGGTCCCAGCGGCACCGGTAAGACCACCCTGCTACGCCTGCTCACCGGGCTGGAAGCGCCGGATGCGGGGCAGGTGCTGGTGCCGGCCGTCCGCACCACCGTCTACCAGGAGCCACGTCTCATTCCGTCCAAGCGGGTGCTGGCCAATGTGATCGTCGGGCAGCGCCGGGCGAAATCGACGCGCGAAGCGGGCTTACGCGCGCTGGCCGAGGTCGGTCTCGAACCGAAGGCCCGGCAGTGGCCGGCCACCCTCTCCGGTGGTGAGGCCCAGCGTGCGGCGCTGGCCCGCGCTCTGGTCCGGGAACCCGAACTGCTGCTGCTCGACGAGCCTTTCGCGGCCCTGGACGCGCTGACCCGATTGCAGATGCAGGATCTGGTCGGCGACCTGGTGGACCGTCATCGCCCCGCCGTGCTCATGGTCACCCACGACGTGGACGAGGCGGTCCGGCTCGCCGACCGCGTACTCGTCCTGGACCGCGGCCGCTTCGCCGTCGACATCGAGATCGATCTCGCGCACCCCCGGGACCGCACGGATCCCGACGCCCTGCGCTATCGGGCGGGTCTGCTCGCCGAACTCGGCGTCGGGCGCGTCACCGACAACCACCGGACCTCTTGA
- a CDS encoding ABC transporter substrate-binding protein — protein sequence MTDTLWYTRCPVPTASGLAHSLGWLGDTAQRNGLRFGVLQDAGPELAASHFDHGLSGLIREGGNVPAIAAHAQGSPTRLIGLTWIDEAQAILVGPDSPVRTPAQLAGLRIGVPAWAQDQARSFPRAMALHGFTSALRLGGLTLSDVTVVELGVERDPQVRTEIQQRTRRVTWGAEELVRGEVDAIYVKGARAQEVAAQHGLRVAVDLDATETRRLRVNNGTPRPITVHQDLLDSAPEVVIGFLAQSLRAADWAADNLDGVRTVLQRETLSGPEGVEAAYGADFHRGLRPTLDEDRVELLGVQKQFLYTHGFLAADFDLESWVDPEPLTRARELVAAGRAAA from the coding sequence ATGACCGACACACTCTGGTACACCCGCTGCCCTGTCCCCACCGCCAGTGGACTGGCGCACAGCCTGGGCTGGCTGGGGGATACCGCACAGCGCAACGGCCTGCGGTTCGGAGTTCTCCAGGACGCCGGGCCGGAACTGGCCGCATCCCATTTCGACCACGGGCTGTCCGGGCTGATCCGCGAGGGCGGCAATGTCCCCGCGATCGCCGCGCACGCGCAGGGCTCACCGACCCGGCTGATCGGTCTGACCTGGATCGACGAGGCCCAGGCCATCCTGGTCGGCCCGGATTCCCCGGTGCGCACGCCCGCCCAGCTGGCCGGACTGCGGATCGGTGTTCCGGCCTGGGCCCAGGATCAGGCCCGCAGTTTCCCGCGGGCCATGGCCCTGCACGGCTTCACCAGCGCCCTGCGCCTGGGCGGGCTCACCCTCTCCGACGTCACCGTGGTGGAGTTGGGTGTCGAACGAGACCCCCAGGTGCGCACCGAGATTCAGCAGCGCACTCGGCGGGTGACCTGGGGCGCGGAGGAACTCGTGCGCGGTGAGGTGGATGCCATCTACGTCAAGGGCGCACGCGCCCAGGAGGTCGCCGCACAGCACGGCCTGCGGGTGGCCGTGGACCTCGATGCCACCGAGACGCGGCGGCTGCGCGTGAACAACGGCACCCCGCGCCCGATCACCGTGCACCAGGATCTGCTCGATTCCGCCCCCGAGGTGGTGATCGGCTTCCTCGCGCAGAGTCTGCGTGCCGCCGACTGGGCCGCCGACAACCTCGACGGTGTGCGCACCGTGCTGCAACGCGAAACCCTGTCCGGCCCCGAAGGTGTCGAGGCGGCCTACGGCGCCGACTTCCATCGCGGCCTGCGTCCGACACTGGACGAGGATCGGGTGGAACTGCTGGGCGTGCAGAAACAGTTCCTGTACACCCACGGATTCCTCGCCGCCGACTTCGACCTCGAGTCCTGGGTCGACCCGGAGCCGCTGACACGGGCCCGGGAACTCGTCGCCGCCGGGCGGGCAGCGGCATGA
- a CDS encoding LLM class flavin-dependent oxidoreductase gives MTAFLWRLPSRGDGRRARPELRHRGGFSDPAPIPATDIRTPRPAGRGPTDVRPGRFGPFDDLHQVIAAAELAGLDGVLAPYDPLGEESWMVAGGALRATRHSQVVVEFQPAFGTPVYAAKMSATLQRLSGGRLGWRLAVDTDGADARARGDRVTGDDRYTRAAEFLTVARRVWNSEPVPGAGFRGTGVEFAGQYFDVIDGGFRGVLSGLPFPDVHLSGTSAAALDLSAHHGDVHLFTETPDGPAAALAALRARTAETGRTVRAGLDVPIIARETEDEAWARAERQWHEVRPDGPGARSLSLGDGRWAGFDVLGYPQTIGLIGSYEQVARQLQVYAAAGFDTVVLSGHPHIEEVHRAGEHLLFLADPAGRTLKEAVV, from the coding sequence ATGACCGCATTCCTGTGGCGGTTGCCCAGTCGCGGCGACGGGCGGCGCGCTCGCCCCGAACTGCGCCACCGCGGGGGCTTCTCGGATCCGGCGCCCATTCCGGCTACGGACATCCGCACTCCGCGCCCGGCCGGACGCGGTCCCACCGATGTGCGGCCCGGCCGCTTCGGGCCCTTCGACGATCTGCATCAGGTGATCGCCGCCGCCGAACTGGCCGGACTCGACGGTGTGCTCGCGCCCTACGATCCGCTCGGTGAGGAATCCTGGATGGTGGCCGGGGGTGCCTTGCGCGCCACCCGCCACAGCCAGGTCGTCGTCGAATTCCAGCCCGCCTTCGGCACTCCCGTGTACGCGGCCAAGATGTCGGCCACCCTGCAGCGGCTGTCGGGCGGGCGGCTGGGATGGCGGCTGGCGGTCGATACCGACGGCGCGGACGCGCGCGCCCGGGGTGACCGGGTGACCGGGGACGATCGCTACACCCGCGCCGCCGAATTCCTCACCGTGGCGCGCCGGGTCTGGAACTCTGAACCGGTACCGGGGGCCGGCTTCCGGGGCACCGGGGTCGAGTTCGCGGGACAGTACTTCGACGTGATCGACGGCGGCTTCCGCGGCGTACTGTCCGGGCTGCCCTTCCCGGACGTGCATCTGTCCGGCACTTCCGCTGCCGCACTGGACCTTTCGGCCCACCACGGTGATGTGCACCTGTTCACCGAAACGCCGGACGGTCCGGCCGCGGCGCTGGCGGCGCTGCGAGCCCGCACCGCCGAGACCGGCCGCACCGTGCGCGCCGGACTCGACGTGCCGATCATCGCCCGCGAGACCGAGGACGAGGCCTGGGCGCGTGCGGAACGGCAGTGGCACGAGGTGCGTCCGGACGGCCCCGGTGCGCGCTCGCTGAGCCTCGGGGACGGGCGCTGGGCCGGATTCGACGTGCTCGGCTATCCGCAGACCATCGGCCTGATCGGCAGTTACGAGCAGGTGGCCCGGCAGCTTCAGGTATATGCCGCTGCCGGATTCGACACCGTCGTGCTGAGCGGTCACCCGCATATCGAAGAGGTGCACCGCGCCGGTGAGCACCTGCTGTTCCTCGCCGATCCGGCCGGACGCACACTGAAGGAGGCCGTGGTATGA
- a CDS encoding LLM class flavin-dependent oxidoreductase — MTIDIYWRIGMEGDHASLRTPRRYNRGNAAGYGPGNIAPAVRGGELDGYSYIDHVAAVARASESAGFLGGLLPSFPVTEDPWAFAAALARETTTYRFMVAFQPGFLHPVQAARMSASLQRATGGRLVYNIISGGGGPAQLWWGDKVSHDDRYARTSEFLDVLRGVWDGDPYSHDGRFFGTDGAALPPGLAGQPFPEVYFSGSSGAAVQAAGRHADYYLSWLEPFADLRAKFDGVRAHADTIGRTPKFAVRIDILARHTEEAAWDEIHKGWAFVDREAANRAAQGDSVGAARIKGWVPETITGYRDLEVQPNVWCGFSLIRGGPAFGLVGSYEQVAQRLDELIALGVDAFILAGNPHLEEAYRVGEEVLPLLGRSRLTAPAAAPVLTHAH, encoded by the coding sequence ATGACCATCGACATCTACTGGCGCATCGGTATGGAGGGTGACCACGCCTCGCTGCGCACCCCGCGCCGCTACAACCGGGGCAACGCCGCCGGGTACGGCCCCGGCAATATCGCCCCCGCTGTCCGGGGCGGAGAACTGGACGGCTACAGCTATATCGACCACGTCGCCGCCGTCGCCAGGGCCAGCGAATCCGCCGGATTCCTGGGCGGGCTGCTGCCCTCGTTCCCGGTCACCGAGGACCCTTGGGCCTTCGCTGCCGCGCTGGCTCGCGAGACCACCACCTACCGGTTCATGGTCGCCTTCCAGCCGGGCTTCCTGCACCCGGTGCAGGCCGCCCGGATGTCGGCGAGCCTGCAGCGCGCCACCGGGGGCCGGCTCGTCTACAACATCATCAGCGGCGGTGGCGGGCCCGCCCAATTGTGGTGGGGCGACAAGGTTTCCCACGACGACCGCTACGCTCGCACCAGCGAATTCCTGGATGTGCTGCGCGGGGTGTGGGATGGCGATCCCTACTCTCACGACGGCCGGTTCTTCGGCACCGACGGCGCCGCGCTGCCACCGGGCCTGGCCGGTCAGCCCTTCCCGGAGGTGTACTTCTCCGGATCCTCGGGCGCCGCGGTGCAGGCCGCCGGCCGGCATGCGGACTACTACCTGTCCTGGCTCGAGCCGTTCGCCGATCTGCGGGCCAAATTCGACGGCGTGCGCGCCCATGCCGACACGATCGGCCGCACACCGAAATTCGCGGTGCGCATCGACATCCTGGCACGGCATACCGAGGAGGCGGCCTGGGACGAGATCCACAAGGGCTGGGCCTTCGTCGACCGCGAGGCCGCCAACCGCGCCGCCCAGGGCGATTCGGTGGGCGCGGCCCGGATCAAGGGCTGGGTGCCCGAAACCATCACCGGTTACCGGGACCTCGAGGTACAGCCCAACGTCTGGTGCGGGTTCAGCCTGATTCGCGGCGGGCCCGCCTTCGGGTTGGTCGGCAGTTACGAACAGGTCGCCCAGCGGCTGGACGAGCTGATCGCCCTCGGCGTCGACGCCTTCATCCTCGCCGGCAACCCACATCTGGAAGAGGCCTATCGAGTCGGGGAGGAAGTGCTGCCGTTGCTCGGCCGCTCCCGGCTGACCGCGCCGGCCGCCGCCCCCGTGCTCACCCACGCCCACTAG
- a CDS encoding class II aldolase/adducin family protein, with protein sequence MTSTEIRLTETVTDFVAAATRDAEKAFRVLRETGTVTGNGTVNFVERVPGEDIAVALNEPGPWADDRSVRPVVASFDGEVLSGSGSAGFVTGYAPVFRAHPEITSVVHVHSPWLGGWAQTHRTFPIRYAAVQRLTLSREILPHIDRSIGAGAFVLDRLTRDPDLIAIFEANGGANVIGRAGLLDLAKLVVLLEEGAQYQAIAETLGGSVELDASNLAVQWGRTGLADEARRRGLI encoded by the coding sequence ATGACCAGCACCGAGATCCGGCTCACCGAGACCGTGACCGACTTCGTCGCCGCCGCCACCCGCGACGCCGAGAAGGCGTTCCGGGTGTTGCGCGAGACGGGTACCGTGACCGGCAACGGAACGGTCAACTTCGTCGAACGGGTGCCCGGCGAGGACATCGCCGTCGCACTGAACGAACCCGGGCCCTGGGCCGACGACCGCAGCGTGCGACCGGTGGTGGCGAGCTTCGACGGAGAAGTGTTGTCCGGCAGCGGATCCGCCGGATTCGTCACCGGCTACGCCCCGGTGTTCCGCGCCCATCCCGAGATCACCTCCGTGGTGCACGTGCACAGCCCCTGGCTGGGCGGCTGGGCGCAGACTCATCGCACCTTCCCGATCCGCTACGCGGCCGTCCAGCGCTTGACCCTGTCCCGGGAGATCCTGCCGCATATCGACCGCAGCATCGGCGCCGGTGCGTTCGTCCTGGACCGGCTGACCCGGGATCCCGACCTGATCGCGATCTTCGAAGCCAACGGCGGCGCGAACGTCATCGGCCGCGCGGGATTGCTGGACCTGGCGAAACTGGTGGTGCTGCTGGAAGAGGGCGCCCAATACCAGGCGATCGCCGAAACCCTCGGCGGCTCGGTCGAATTGGACGCGTCCAATCTGGCCGTGCAGTGGGGTCGCACCGGGCTGGCCGACGAGGCCCGCCGCCGCGGCCTGATCTGA
- a CDS encoding TetR/AcrR family transcriptional regulator, with the protein MRPTATTSKDTEKTDDLEARILDAALVQFERVGVKKTTIEDVARQADVDRVTVYRRIGSRDDLVRAVTAREVQKLLDELNDIPSRHETIDDVVVAVFTTVVLSWRRHPLIDRMLTLEPERLLPQFTTDGGAPFVLAVESATTLLRNTLRDRDLPVAPDLRNRVEIACRIVHSIILQPVGTIDLDSDSDLTAFARAYLVPIITAARD; encoded by the coding sequence GTGCGCCCCACTGCCACTACCTCGAAGGACACGGAAAAGACCGACGACCTCGAGGCGCGCATCCTCGATGCCGCCCTCGTACAGTTCGAGCGAGTGGGGGTCAAGAAGACGACGATCGAAGACGTCGCCCGGCAGGCGGACGTCGACAGGGTCACCGTCTACCGGCGCATCGGCTCACGCGACGATCTGGTCCGCGCGGTGACGGCCCGCGAAGTACAGAAGCTGCTCGACGAACTGAACGACATCCCGTCCCGGCACGAGACCATCGACGACGTCGTGGTCGCGGTATTCACCACGGTCGTGCTCAGCTGGCGCCGGCACCCGCTGATCGACCGGATGCTCACCCTCGAGCCCGAGCGCCTGCTCCCCCAGTTCACCACCGACGGCGGGGCGCCGTTCGTACTCGCGGTCGAATCCGCGACGACATTGCTGCGGAACACCCTGCGGGACAGGGATTTACCGGTCGCGCCGGATCTGCGCAACCGGGTCGAGATCGCCTGCCGGATCGTGCACTCGATCATCCTGCAGCCGGTGGGCACCATCGATCTCGACTCCGACAGCGACCTCACCGCCTTCGCTCGCGCCTACCTGGTGCCGATCATCACCGCCGCGCGGGACTGA
- a CDS encoding PDR/VanB family oxidoreductase encodes MADDRATTHTCHLLDGGPGVSAPAADPTIGLRALGVAVDVYRKVFTTPSLSRSNPVRHIGFDLDAVVESVRPEAADVVSVHLARPDGGLLPSWRPGSHLDVFLPSGRQRQYSLCGDPDDRRRYRIAVRRLAGGDGGSVEVHTLRRGDVLRIRGPRNAFAFVENAPSYLFVAAGIGITPILPMARAAGTRGRLVYLGRSRDSMPFLDELPAGADVRADSDAGTPDIPAILRTADPGAAVYVCGPPPVLEAARRCAFTVNPTGSLHTERFSALPVSDGREFELTLARRGVSVRVASTETALDAIRRVEPDVVYSCRQGFCGTCKTRVLAGAVDHRDRALPDAERRDHMLTCVSRSLDGPLVLDL; translated from the coding sequence ATGGCTGATGACCGTGCGACGACGCACACTTGCCACCTCCTCGACGGCGGACCGGGCGTGAGCGCCCCCGCCGCCGACCCGACGATCGGCCTGCGTGCGCTGGGCGTCGCGGTCGATGTGTACCGGAAGGTGTTCACGACACCGTCGCTGTCGCGCTCGAATCCGGTGCGCCACATCGGATTCGACTTGGATGCCGTGGTCGAGTCGGTGCGGCCGGAAGCCGCCGATGTCGTGAGCGTGCACCTGGCGCGCCCCGACGGCGGGCTGTTGCCGTCGTGGCGGCCGGGATCGCATCTGGACGTATTCCTGCCCTCGGGCCGTCAGCGGCAGTATTCGCTGTGCGGCGATCCCGACGACCGGCGCCGCTACCGCATCGCCGTGCGTCGTCTGGCCGGCGGCGACGGCGGGTCGGTCGAGGTGCACACCCTGCGCCGCGGCGATGTGCTGCGTATTCGAGGTCCGCGCAACGCGTTCGCATTCGTCGAGAACGCACCGTCCTATCTGTTCGTGGCCGCCGGTATCGGGATCACGCCGATCCTGCCGATGGCGCGTGCCGCCGGAACCCGCGGACGCCTGGTGTATCTGGGGCGTTCACGAGACAGCATGCCGTTCCTCGACGAACTGCCGGCCGGTGCCGACGTGCGCGCCGACTCCGACGCCGGCACCCCCGATATCCCGGCGATTCTGCGCACCGCGGATCCGGGCGCGGCGGTCTACGTCTGTGGTCCGCCGCCGGTCCTCGAGGCGGCGCGGCGCTGTGCGTTCACGGTGAATCCGACCGGATCGCTGCATACCGAACGGTTTTCGGCGCTGCCGGTGTCCGATGGCCGCGAATTCGAGCTGACGCTCGCCCGCCGCGGCGTCTCGGTGCGCGTCGCCAGTACGGAAACGGCACTGGATGCCATCCGCCGCGTCGAACCCGATGTCGTGTACTCGTGCCGGCAGGGGTTCTGCGGTACCTGCAAGACCCGCGTCCTCGCCGGTGCGGTCGACCATCGAGACCGTGCGCTGCCCGATGCCGAACGCCGCGACCACATGCTGACCTGCGTCTCCCGCTCGCTCGACGGGCCGCTGGTCCTCGATCTCTGA
- a CDS encoding flavin-containing monooxygenase, with amino-acid sequence MTTRFARTPADDESPTSAAQAAAPATEHHAVVVLGAGFGGIGLAIKLRQAGFEDLVLLERASDLGGTWQANTYPGCACDVPSQLYSYSFAPNPDWSRTYGRQPEILEYIRAVATEHDVVRHIRLNTELLEARWDEEQSLWRIETSRGALTADFFIAAAGIFAEAKYPSLPGLDGFEGTAFHSLHWDHDHDLSGQRVAVIGTGASAVQFIPEIAPKVAALTVFQRSAPWIVPRMDRPTIGLERELLRRVPLAQKLVRGTWYSLIEGFGLVGFVDNRFRHPYELLGRFQLRRQIRDPRLRARVTPDYMIGCKRAIFSDAYLPALDRDNVEVVTDGVAEVGPRSIRTRAGDEIPVDTIIFGTGFEPIASAFERITGRDGVTIAQLQRARPRTYLGAAVAGFPNFFCTLGPFGAAGNQSAVYMIESQIAYIVDALTSCRERGARRVEVRAAQQESFVAEMNQRSAATVWLTGGCQSYYTTAEGGNAGLYPGWSFEYRRRTRHFDADAYEVRV; translated from the coding sequence ATGACCACACGTTTCGCGCGCACTCCCGCCGACGACGAATCCCCGACCTCCGCCGCCCAGGCCGCCGCGCCGGCCACCGAACACCACGCCGTCGTCGTTCTCGGCGCGGGCTTCGGCGGGATCGGCCTGGCGATCAAACTGCGGCAGGCCGGGTTCGAGGATCTGGTGCTGCTGGAACGGGCCTCCGATCTCGGTGGCACCTGGCAGGCCAACACCTATCCGGGCTGCGCCTGCGATGTGCCCTCGCAGCTCTACAGCTATTCGTTCGCTCCGAATCCGGACTGGTCGCGCACCTACGGGCGGCAGCCGGAGATCTTGGAGTACATCCGGGCGGTGGCCACCGAACACGATGTGGTGCGCCATATCCGGCTGAATACCGAACTGCTGGAGGCTCGTTGGGACGAGGAGCAGTCGCTGTGGCGGATCGAGACCTCACGGGGAGCGCTCACCGCGGACTTCTTCATCGCGGCCGCGGGCATCTTCGCCGAGGCGAAGTACCCGTCGCTGCCGGGCCTGGACGGTTTCGAGGGCACGGCCTTCCATTCGCTGCACTGGGACCACGACCACGACCTGTCGGGGCAGCGGGTCGCGGTGATCGGCACCGGGGCCTCCGCCGTGCAGTTCATTCCCGAGATCGCGCCGAAGGTGGCCGCGCTCACGGTATTCCAGCGGTCCGCGCCGTGGATCGTGCCGCGGATGGACCGGCCCACCATCGGCCTGGAACGGGAGCTGCTGCGCCGGGTCCCGCTGGCGCAGAAGCTGGTGCGGGGCACCTGGTACTCGCTGATCGAGGGCTTCGGACTGGTGGGATTCGTCGACAACCGCTTCCGGCATCCCTACGAGCTGCTCGGCCGGTTCCAGTTGCGCCGCCAGATCCGCGATCCGCGGCTGCGAGCGCGCGTGACCCCGGACTACATGATCGGCTGTAAGCGCGCCATCTTCTCCGACGCCTACCTGCCAGCGCTCGATCGCGACAATGTCGAGGTGGTCACCGACGGTGTGGCCGAGGTCGGGCCGCGGTCCATCCGGACCCGCGCGGGGGACGAGATCCCGGTCGACACCATCATCTTCGGCACCGGCTTCGAACCCATCGCCTCGGCCTTCGAACGGATCACCGGCCGCGACGGGGTCACGATCGCGCAGCTACAGCGAGCCCGGCCCCGGACCTATCTGGGTGCGGCCGTCGCCGGGTTCCCGAACTTCTTCTGCACGCTCGGGCCGTTCGGGGCCGCGGGCAACCAGTCGGCGGTATACATGATCGAATCGCAGATCGCCTATATCGTCGACGCCCTGACATCGTGCCGCGAACGCGGTGCGCGCCGGGTGGAAGTGCGAGCCGCCCAGCAGGAGTCGTTCGTGGCGGAGATGAATCAGCGCAGTGCGGCCACGGTCTGGCTCACCGGCGGGTGCCAGAGTTACTACACCACCGCCGAGGGCGGCAACGCCGGGCTCTATCCCGGCTGGAGTTTCGAATACCGCAGACGGACCAGGCATTTCGATGCCGACGCATACGAGGTGAGGGTGTGA
- a CDS encoding SDR family oxidoreductase — MTALSMNPFGWFDRSTYDVEGKVVLITGAAQGIGRELAAILHRRGAQVIIADIDESAARAAADELGPRAHAVGADVADRARMRSVIAETLDGFGGLDVVVANAGVTPVPATLRTMDPADFDRVIGINLTGAFNTVHPALDAVVRARGHVVVVSSCAAFAPGMGGSPYMTSKAGVEQLGRALRVELGGSGASAGIAYFGIVETAMTHDMLDADDLGRQLDGLLPWPLNVRITAAEAARTIADGIAHRAARTIAPSGWEPYALLRGAINVALDSRLAASSTVHRILREIERRG, encoded by the coding sequence ATGACAGCGCTGTCGATGAACCCGTTCGGCTGGTTCGACCGGAGCACCTACGACGTCGAAGGCAAGGTCGTGCTGATCACCGGCGCCGCGCAGGGTATCGGGCGGGAACTGGCGGCGATCCTGCATCGGCGTGGCGCCCAGGTGATCATCGCCGATATCGACGAATCGGCCGCGCGCGCCGCCGCGGACGAGCTGGGCCCGCGGGCGCACGCCGTCGGCGCCGACGTCGCCGATCGCGCCCGTATGCGGTCGGTGATCGCCGAGACGCTCGACGGGTTCGGCGGTCTCGACGTCGTGGTCGCCAATGCGGGGGTGACGCCGGTGCCGGCCACCCTGCGGACCATGGATCCCGCGGACTTCGACCGGGTGATCGGCATCAACCTCACCGGTGCGTTCAACACCGTCCATCCCGCGCTCGACGCCGTCGTGCGGGCCCGCGGACATGTGGTCGTGGTGTCCTCGTGTGCCGCCTTCGCCCCCGGCATGGGTGGTTCGCCGTACATGACCAGCAAAGCCGGCGTCGAGCAGCTGGGCCGGGCGCTGCGGGTGGAACTCGGTGGTAGTGGGGCGAGCGCGGGTATCGCCTACTTCGGCATCGTCGAGACGGCGATGACCCACGACATGCTCGATGCCGACGATCTGGGCCGGCAGCTGGACGGATTGCTGCCGTGGCCGTTGAACGTGCGCATCACCGCCGCGGAGGCGGCGCGCACCATCGCCGACGGCATCGCCCATCGCGCCGCGCGCACCATCGCCCCGAGCGGCTGGGAACCGTACGCGCTGCTGCGCGGTGCGATCA